TTGTAAATAATGAAATTAATAATGATGAAAATCTTAAATTAGCAGAGTCAAAAATCTACAGGAACTATATAAGAGAACTAGGAAGATTTTTAAGATATAATGTAAAAAATAATGACAATAATAATAAAGAAAGAATTATTGATACTTTAAAAAAGCTAATAGCAAATACCTCACGTATTTCAAAAACAGGGAAAGAGGATCCTTCAGGATATTGGGTTGAAGCTGTTTCGGCACTAGAAGAAAATAAAATTGTTAATTCAAAAAATTGCGTATACTTTGTTGATAAATATCAGAAGAATATATGTGACGCAAAATCTAAATTAAGTAAAGAACTTTTTAAAAACAGATCAAAGTATGATGAAGGAAATATTATAATTTTTTCATCTTTAGATAAAAATCAAACAGATAAACTATACCTAGCGATGAAACAAGTAGAAGCTCAGTATAAAAGAACAGCAAAAACATTTGATCCTGTTAGAAATGATCCAAATGAAAGGTTACAAGTTTTTATTTATAAAAACAAAGAAGATTATGATAAATTTAAGGCTTACATTAGTGATAATGATCCAGAAGGATTAAGTGGATTTTATGTTGAGCACGTAGGTTCTTTCTATACATTCAATCAAAATAATTTAGAAGAGATTGTTAGACATGAATACGTCCACTATTTAAATGCTAGATATTTGGTACAAGGAATTGATGGTGATACTTCTTCATTTGTAAAAAAATGGAGTAGAATGAAATGGTTTGAAGAAGGGAGTGCAGAATTTTTTGCTTTTTCAACTCAATTTAATGGTATATTAAAGAATAAATATAATTTTAATTCGATAACTTCTGAAAATATAAGACCGATTAAAGAAATTGTAAATTCATCATTAGATATTTTACCATCAAATATTTTATATCCACAAAGTAATGCTTTATTAAATTACTTATACGAGAAAGAACGTGCAATATTTGATGGAATAATAGCTTCAATTAAAGCAAATAATGTAATTGAATTTGATAATTTAATGGAAAAAATTTCAAATACAGAATTGTATTCTAAAAATTTCAAAAATTATGTAATTGATGTGAAAAATAATTTAAATAATTACAACAATTTAGAAACAAAAGTAAATGATAAATATTTTGAATTAAATAATACTATATTATTTGATATATATAACAAAATATTTAATAAATTTAAATTAAATGGAATTGAAATTACGCATAAAAAAAATACTTGTGAATTGGTTGCAAGTAATGAATATTCTAATTCACAAGCAAGATTTGCATGTGAATGGAAATTAAATAATAAAAATGTTAATGAAGAAAATTTAAATTCATCAATAAGTAGTCTATATTCAGATGATAATAGATTTTTAAATACAAATTGTATGTTTAATGAAAATACTCTTTATTGTGAAGGGCCAATTAAAGGAAAAACAACTAACAATAAAATTGAAATAATTAAGTTCGACCAATTGTCTGATTCAAAACAATCCAAAATAAAAATAAGTAATAGCGCACAGCGTGATAAAACCTTTAAAGGTTCAAATGAACACTTTTATTTCTTTGTTGGAGATATTTTATCTGATATTCTGTATACAAGTCAAAGAAGATTAGAAGGCCAGTCTTATAATTATAATGTAGATAAAAATACAGATAGAGGTCATTTAGAAGTAAATGAAAACGGTGAAATTACTTATGAAAATAAAGGTTTAAATAGCGAAGATTATAAAAAAATAACAGGTAAAGTTAAAGTTAGTGAAACCGATAAAATAAAAACTCCATTGCATAATGATAAAAATTCGCATGAAATAAATGTTAATATATTTAAATTTAAAGAGATAGATCCAAGAATGTTTATTAATGAAATATATTTGGATGAAAATGGAAGAGCAACAGGAAGCCTATATAGAGATGAGTACAGTCTAGTTGATC
This is a stretch of genomic DNA from Pigmentibacter ruber. It encodes these proteins:
- a CDS encoding collagenase; translated protein: MRNNALKIRSCFKVIINLSILSCINTYALANEPRFNVINKSNGYCRTDSKNIIKEIMSLSGKDFLDKIANIDPDCILKISLASPLELRKIITKDNMITITNEALVEVDRVDLNSPKKFLNLVSFLNFAYFLQKENPKYINDFNIKYDEEKKKYESDTFLKDSIATIAHKYAIKIYDKKYSENLSTLSKQVFGLIESAKTYEQSLALIEYITLNSSSIVDKNKSALYDSILPIQNALASSHDAGGIYFKSKENRDKFINIVNNIINIVNNEINNDENLKLAESKIYRNYIRELGRFLRYNVKNNDNNNKERIIDTLKKLIANTSRISKTGKEDPSGYWVEAVSALEENKIVNSKNCVYFVDKYQKNICDAKSKLSKELFKNRSKYDEGNIIIFSSLDKNQTDKLYLAMKQVEAQYKRTAKTFDPVRNDPNERLQVFIYKNKEDYDKFKAYISDNDPEGLSGFYVEHVGSFYTFNQNNLEEIVRHEYVHYLNARYLVQGIDGDTSSFVKKWSRMKWFEEGSAEFFAFSTQFNGILKNKYNFNSITSENIRPIKEIVNSSLDILPSNILYPQSNALLNYLYEKERAIFDGIIASIKANNVIEFDNLMEKISNTELYSKNFKNYVIDVKNNLNNYNNLETKVNDKYFELNNTILFDIYNKIFNKFKLNGIEITHKKNTCELVASNEYSNSQARFACEWKLNNKNVNEENLNSSISSLYSDDNRFLNTNCMFNENTLYCEGPIKGKTTNNKIEIIKFDQLSDSKQSKIKISNSAQRDKTFKGSNEHFYFFVGDILSDILYTSQRRLEGQSYNYNVDKNTDRGHLEVNENGEITYENKGLNSEDYKKITGKVKVSETDKIKTPLHNDKNSHEINVNIFKFKEIDPRMFINEIYLDENGRATGSLYRDEYSLVDRGDGFKVIDRNFVERYMNDLDFELKNPNPNIVLGSRYMYSYSNPDEKNRLNDKIILKVIKHGNEAGEIEIKVKNKPNLSEKLNSIPKDIETHQISFKDDVRISGYIYSDIEHLLIPDKIYNYSIIKNVNCNELRLANYGAFMYEKKENCKSNKDYAEILITRITNTVTEPVMLLKVNFEIN